The Gemmatimonas phototrophica region GCCAATGGTGCCGTCTGCCTGGCGCAGCCGGCGCGACAGCTCCACCATGAGCCCCCAGGCCACTTGCGGGCTCTGCTCCACCTTCCGGCGGAAGTCGGTCCGACGCAACACCAGCAGGCTGGAGGCCTGCGTGGAGACCACATGGGCCGAGCGGGGCCGGCCGTCAATGAGGGCCAGTTCGCCAAAGTGATCGCCCACGTTAAGCACGTTCAGAATGACTTCCCGGCCATCCTCGCCCGTCAGGACCACCTTCACCTCGCCGGAGCGCACCACGTAGAGGGCATCGCCGGCGTCCCCTTCGGAAACGATCATGGCCCCCTTGGCGAACTTCTGTTCCCGGGTGAGCTCTGCAAAGCCGCGCACGGCCATGCGGTCGAGCTCCCGGAACAGGGGCACGGTGGAGAGAAAATCGGTTATGCGGTCGAGAGAAACGCTCATGGTAGGCGGAGTGAAGCGCAGCGGTGGTGTACCGAACGTGACCATATTCTATCACCTCTCCTGGTGTATCTTGCGCGAGGGCGTTCGGGACGCCAACGGACGATGACCTGTCCGACGGCGGTCCCGGCGAGAGCGGCTTTCAACGAACCCCGTGGAAACCGAACTGGGTGCCTTGTGCCGGGAATCCTCCCCTGCATGAGCAGTACCAAAGGGGATTCCCGCTACCACCGGTTCGGTCCGCCCTCAGGCCAAGCCCGTCATCTGGTGCGAAGCCTAACCATGCCCGTCACATGCCCGCTGTGACTGATATCACGAATTTCATCCCTGTCCTCGTTCCATGCTGACCCATCTTCGCGACCGCATGGCTGATGCACTGCGCCGCGCCACCGAAGTGGAGCAGCTGCTCGCCGACCCGGAAACCACCAAAGACACCCCGCGCCTGGTCGAACTAGGGCGCGAGCACCACCGCCTGGCCGAGGTCGTGGTCAAAGCCAACCGGCTCAATAAGGCCGAACTGGAGCTCGCTGACGCCCGTGAGATGGCGAACGGCGATGACCCGGATTTTGTGGCCGAAGCGCGTGCCGAGGTCGCCCGGCTGGAAACCGAGGTGGAGCAGTTGCAGAAGGCGTTGCTCCCCCTGCTCATTCCCCGTGATCCCCTCGACGACCGTCCAGCCATCGTGGAAATCCGGGCCGGGACGGGAGGTGATGAAGCCGGGCTCTTTGCCGGCGATCTGCTGCGCATGTATACCCGGTTCATTGAACGCCGGGGGTGGCGCACCGAGACCATTTCCTACTCCGATGGCACCATGGGTGGCATCAAGGAAGCGGTGTTCAAGGTCGTGGGCGATGGCGCCTTTGGTGTGCTGCGCTGGGAAAGCGGTGTGCATCGGGTGCAACGGGTCCCTGCGACCGAATCGCAGGGGCGCATTCACACGTCGGCCGCCACGGTGGCCGTCTTGCCGGAAGCCGAAGAAGTGGACGTGAAGATTGAAGACAAGGATCTGCGCATCGATGTCTTCCGCTCCTCAGGCCCCGGTGGTCAGAGTGTGAATACCACCGATTCGGCAGTGCGCATTACGCACATCCCCACCGGCATTGTGGTGTCGCAGCAGGACCAGAAGTCGCAGCTGCAAAACAAGGCGAAAGGCATGGAAGTGCTGCGCTCCCGTCTGCTGGACCTGCGGCTCTCCGAACAGGAAGCCGAACGGTCGCGCATGCGAAAGTCGCAGGTCAGCACGGGCGACCGGTCGGCCAAAATCCGCACGTACAATTTCCCGCAGGGGCGCGTGACCGATCACCGGGTGGGGGTCACGTTGTATGACATCGACGGGGTGATGAACGGCGAGATTGGACCGTTCCTCGACGCCATTCAGCTGGCGAACGCCGAGGAGAGTCTCGCCGGGTGACGTTGCGCGACGCGGTCAATCGCGCCGTCGCGCTGATAGCCGAGTGCGCCGCGTTGGAGGCGGAGGTGCGGCGCGATGCGGCACGGGAAGGGCGCCTGCTCATTGCCGGGGTGTTGCACCTCTCACCGGGCGGGCTGGCGCAGCGGCTGGTGGTATCGCCAGCGATGCTGGCGGCCGAAGGCGAGGCCATTGAACGGGCGCTGCACCGTCGGCTGCGGGGAGAGCCGTTGGCCTATACCGTGGGGACCGCACCGTTCCGCGATCTCGTGCTGGAGGTGGACGCCCGTGTGCTCATTCCCCGTCCGGAAACCGAGGTGGTGGTGGGGGAAGCGCTGCGGGTCACGGCCGCGTCGTTAGGGGGCACGGCGGTGGATGTGGGCACCGGATCGGGCGCCATTGCGCTGAGCCTGGCAACCGAAGGGCACTTTGACCGAGTGATTGCCACTGATGTGTCTTCGGATGCGTTGGAGGTGGCCGCGGGGAACTCCACGCGGGTGTTGGGGAAGGCGTCCGCACCCGTCGAGTTCCGTCTGGGGGCCGATCTGGCCCCGCTGAAAGGGATCCGCGCCCGTGTGATTGTCTCCAATCCTCCGTACATTGCGTACGAAGAGGCGGAGGCGTTGCCGCGCAGCGTCCGCAATTGGGAGCCGCCGCTGGCGCTCTTCGCGGCGGACCATGGCATGGCGCGCTACCGGGCGCTGCTGCAGGGCGGCCGGGACGTGCTGGAGCCCGGCGGCTGGATGGTGCTGGAGCTTGATGCCAGTCGGGGGCCGGCAACGGCGACCATTGCTGAGCAACAGGGGTACGAAGCGATAGAAATCAGGCAGGACTATTCAGGGCGTGACCGGGTGTTGCTGGCGAGGGCGCCGGGACGGTAACGCGGCAGGACTCACGCAGGACACTTCGCGGCCGGGGAGGCCGGATTCATGCTCGAAGACAAGGCGAAAGATCTTGGCCGTTCCATTGGCCAAAGCGACGAATACAAGGCCGTGAAGCGCTCCAGCGAAGCGTTGAACAACGATCGCGAAGCCACGACGATTCTCCGCCAGATGGAGAAGATCCGTCAGGATGCGCAGGCCATGATTGACCGGGGCGAAGAACCGACCGGCGACATGGAGCAGCAGCTCGACGCGCTCCTGCAGCAAGTGCAGGTCAACTCGGCGTACCAGTCCGCAATTTCGGCGCAGGACAACTTCGACAAGCTCATGTTGCGGGTGAACCAGTGGATTGCCGACGGCATCCGCACGGGTGCTACCAGCTCCATCATCCTTGGTTGAGTTGTCCGGTTCCGTGACGCAGGTACACGCTCCGGTGCAGAACAACGACGATCCCGTCACGCCACGAGGGCTCTTCCTGGTGTTCGAGGGGGGAGAAGGGGTTGGCAAAACCACCCAGTGGCACCGGTTGGCGGACACATTGCGGGCGGTCGGCCACGATGTGGTGGCGGTGCGCGAACCTGGCGGCACCGCCGCCGGTGACGCCATTCGTTCGCTGCTGCTCGACCC contains the following coding sequences:
- a CDS encoding Crp/Fnr family transcriptional regulator: MSVSLDRITDFLSTVPLFRELDRMAVRGFAELTREQKFAKGAMIVSEGDAGDALYVVRSGEVKVVLTGEDGREVILNVLNVGDHFGELALIDGRPRSAHVVSTQASSLLVLRRTDFRRKVEQSPQVAWGLMVELSRRLRQADGTIGSLVLLDVPGRVAKVLLEHATPGEPATLVKQLTHQTMAQMIGASRETVSRAMAEFQEKQIISVQRRIVTITDRAALEARARPRL
- the prfA gene encoding peptide chain release factor 1; the encoded protein is MLTHLRDRMADALRRATEVEQLLADPETTKDTPRLVELGREHHRLAEVVVKANRLNKAELELADAREMANGDDPDFVAEARAEVARLETEVEQLQKALLPLLIPRDPLDDRPAIVEIRAGTGGDEAGLFAGDLLRMYTRFIERRGWRTETISYSDGTMGGIKEAVFKVVGDGAFGVLRWESGVHRVQRVPATESQGRIHTSAATVAVLPEAEEVDVKIEDKDLRIDVFRSSGPGGQSVNTTDSAVRITHIPTGIVVSQQDQKSQLQNKAKGMEVLRSRLLDLRLSEQEAERSRMRKSQVSTGDRSAKIRTYNFPQGRVTDHRVGVTLYDIDGVMNGEIGPFLDAIQLANAEESLAG
- the prmC gene encoding peptide chain release factor N(5)-glutamine methyltransferase, whose protein sequence is MTLRDAVNRAVALIAECAALEAEVRRDAAREGRLLIAGVLHLSPGGLAQRLVVSPAMLAAEGEAIERALHRRLRGEPLAYTVGTAPFRDLVLEVDARVLIPRPETEVVVGEALRVTAASLGGTAVDVGTGSGAIALSLATEGHFDRVIATDVSSDALEVAAGNSTRVLGKASAPVEFRLGADLAPLKGIRARVIVSNPPYIAYEEAEALPRSVRNWEPPLALFAADHGMARYRALLQGGRDVLEPGGWMVLELDASRGPATATIAEQQGYEAIEIRQDYSGRDRVLLARAPGR
- a CDS encoding YlbF family regulator, which translates into the protein MLEDKAKDLGRSIGQSDEYKAVKRSSEALNNDREATTILRQMEKIRQDAQAMIDRGEEPTGDMEQQLDALLQQVQVNSAYQSAISAQDNFDKLMLRVNQWIADGIRTGATSSIILG